A single Lolium perenne isolate Kyuss_39 chromosome 6, Kyuss_2.0, whole genome shotgun sequence DNA region contains:
- the LOC127309435 gene encoding expansin-B11: MAETCTLALLVALVVLSLLVNPIACQSSSRKLAAKPVVKPAASAAYGSAGGWLAAGATYYGSPNGDGGEGGACGYQTAVGLPPFSSMISAGSTPLFLKGLGCGACYNVMCSSHKACSGKPVTVVITDLSPGNLYPGEPAHFDMSGTALGAMAKPGKADQLRNGGVIRVQYKRVPCKYPGVKITFRVDQGSNPFYFKTLIEFQNGDGDLKAVALKQAGSRSWMPMAHDWGALWRCNNGQRLRGPFSLQLTSGSGRKLLVNNVIPANWSPGGTYRSLVNYP, from the exons ATGGCGGAAACTTGCACCTTAGCGCTACTCGTCGCGCTGGTGGTGCTCTCACTTCTTGTGAACCCCATTGCTTGCCAGAGCTCCTCCCGCAAGCTTGCCGCCAAGCCTGTAGTCAAACCCGCTGCTTCGGCCGCCTACGGCTCAGCAGGTGGCTGGTTAGCCGCCGGCGCGACGTATTACGGAAGCCCCAACGGCGACGGAGGGGAAG GTGGCGCGTGCGGATACCAAACCGCTGTCGGGCTACCGCCGTTCTCGTCGATGATCTCCGCCGGAAGCACACCACTGTTCTTGAAAGGTTTGGGCTGCGGTGCCTGCTATAAT GTTATGTGCTCGAGTCACAAGGCCTGCTCTGGCAAGCCTGTGACCGTCGTCATCACCGACTTGAGCCCCGGCAATCTCTACCCCGGCGAGCCAGCCCATTTCGACATGAGCGGCACCGCCTTGGGCGCCATGGCCAAGCCTGGCAAGGCCGACCAACTCCGTAACGGTGGTGTCATCAGAGTCCAGTACAAGAG GGTGCCATGCAAGTACCCTGGCGTGAAGATTACCTTCAGGGTGGACCAGGGATCCAACCCGTTCTACTTCAAGACCCTGATCGAGTTCCAGAACGGCGACGGTGACCTCAAGGCCGTCGCCCTCAAGCAGGCCGGCAGCCGCTCCTGGATGCCCATGGCGCATGACTGGGGTGCATTGTGGCGCTGCAACAATGGCCAGAGGCTGCGCGGGCCCTTCTCGCTCCAGCTCACCTCCGGCTCCGGGAGGAAGCTCCTCGTCAACAACGTCATCCCTGCCAACTGGAGTCCCGGGGGCACGTACCGCTCCTTGGTCAACTACCCCTGA